The Lewinellaceae bacterium DNA window TCGTAAAGGCACATCAGGCCAATGATCCGTCCTTCCGATTCTGCGACCAGGCAATACTGGTTGGACGACGGTTCTGACAGGCGTCTCGTCCATTCCTGTCGCCGGTCCTCCAGCACAGGTCCATCCAGATAGGCATCGCTGAAACTGCCCCGGTAGTGCAGCTGCCAGCTCCTGGCATGTAGATTTCCTATTGCGGCGGCATCGCTTTGTACTGCTTCTCTGAAAACCATCAATCGTCCATTATCAGGTCCTGTGCATCCTCAAATAACACACGCTGTTATTTGGGTTGGATCAGATCCCATTTGTTGCCATAAAGATCACGAAAAACAACCACCAATCCATAGGCTTCCTCACGGGGCGTCTCCACAAATTCGACCCCACGCTCAAGCCACTGATGATAATCCCGCAGGAGATCATCGGTGTGCAGGAATAGAAACACCCGGCCTCCGGTCTGGTTGCCGATCGCCTCCTGCTCACGGGCGTTTTTAGCTTTAGCCAGTAATAACCGGCTGGCGCTGCCTTTGGGCGCAACCACCACCCAGCGCTTGCCGCCTCCCATACCGGTATCTTCGATCAGGTCAAAACCAAGGTTACCGGTATAGTACGAAATTGCTTCATCGTAATCCTTTACGACCAGCGTAACCATCATCAATTGCTGCATAACCAGATGTTAAAATTCAATTTTACCGAGGAATGACAAAGCATTGGTTCCGTTATGATAGCCGGCGAAATCATACCGGTTTCCATCGTTTTGCCACCGTAAAGCCAGCGTTTCACCAGCCAGGGTTTCCCGTTGATAATTAATGGAAATGGAGCGGGGATAATGATCCAGCCAAAAATCCAGGGGTAATACATTACACATGAAATCCAGGTACTTGGTTGCGGTGACGTGCTTATTCAGATCGTAATCGGAATAGGCCGTCGAAATTTCCCTGAAATGCACCGGATGCTGTGGTGCTGCCAGCTTATCCGGAGCTTGTCGCAGGGCCGACCGGTCCCGCAATTGCGAAAAATAATTTTCTGACCGCCCGGAGACGGTTGTCGGCCTTTTGCGATCCAGATCGATGGCCAACCAGGCTGAGGTGGCCAGTGCAAAAACATTTCCCTCGTCATCCCGGGCTATAAAATCCCGTAAATAAAGTAATCCCTGGACATCCTTGGGCCACGTCTCAATGGTAATGGTCGATGGCCATTGAGGTGAGGCCTGAATTTCCATGGTTATCCGGCTGAGAACCCAGAAAAGTTTTTGCTGGCGCAGACCGGCGAATCCAAATCCCAGCTGATCCGCAGAACGGATTGCAGCCTGGATGAATAAATTTTCAAGAGCGCCAGGCCTGAGCCGCCCCAGTAGATCAGCATCGGCTGAGGTGATTCCGGCCTCCATATGGAGGATCAATTCTTCCGGTCCAGGGATGTCCCGATTATTCTCAAACATGATCCAAGTTAATGATTGCCTGCCGTTTCGGCACTACGGCTTAATCATTGGCTGGCGGATGATGGTCTTTAATTTTTCCGGTGCACTCCTTCGCGGGTCACCCAGATAAATCTCCCGGTGACGGCTATGCAACCGGAATCCCTGCCGGAAGATAAATTCATGCAAGGCCTGTATCGTCGGGCCTTCATCC harbors:
- a CDS encoding VOC family protein, producing MQQLMMVTLVVKDYDEAISYYTGNLGFDLIEDTGMGGGKRWVVVAPKGSASRLLLAKAKNAREQEAIGNQTGGRVFLFLHTDDLLRDYHQWLERGVEFVETPREEAYGLVVVFRDLYGNKWDLIQPK